From a single Phacochoerus africanus isolate WHEZ1 chromosome 11, ROS_Pafr_v1, whole genome shotgun sequence genomic region:
- the TMCC2 gene encoding transmembrane and coiled-coil domains protein 2 isoform X5 has translation MAAAEPGGSGAPARRPRLSLASPVLPRDCDPGSLAQPAESWGLRAPGTPLPARLREPVPTQVDKVDLVALSLPGGPGHGDTDGPISLDVPDGAPDPQRTKAAIDHLHQKILKITEQIKIEQEARDDNVAEYLKLANNADKQQVSRIKQVFEKKNQKSAQTIAQLHKKLEHYRRRLKEIEQNGPSRQPKDVLRDMQQGLKDVGANMRAGISGFGGGVVEGVKGSLSGLSQATHTAVVSKPREFASLIRNKFGSADNIAHLKDPLDDGPPEEVARALSGSATLVSSPKYGSDDECSSASASSAGAGSNSGAGPAAALGSPKSNMLYGAPGNLDTLLEELREIKEGQSHLEDSMEDLKAQLQRDYTYMTQCLQEERYRYERLEEQLNDLTELHQNEMTNLKQELASMEEKVAYQSYERARDIQEAVESCLTRVTKLELQQQQQQVVQLEGVENANARALLGKFINVILALMAVLLVFVSTIANFITPLMKTRLRITSTALLVLVLFLLWKHWDSLTYLLEHVLLPS, from the exons ATGGCGGCTGCAGAGCCCGGGGGTTCAGGTGCACCTGCTCGCAGACCCCGGCTTTCCTTGGCAAGCCCAGTGCTGCCCAGGGACTGTGACCCTGGGAGTCTGGCACAGCCTGCAGAAAGTTGGGGCCTCAGAGCCCCTGGCACCCCATTGCCAGCACGGCTTCGGGAACCGGTACCCACGCAG GTCGACAAAGTGGACCTTGTGGCCCTGAGCCTCCCTGGTGGCCCCGGCCATGGTGACACCGACGGCCCCATCAGCCTGGACGTGCCGGATGGGGCCCCGGACCCCCAGCGGACCAAGGCCGCCATCGACCACCTGCACCAGAAGATCCTGAAGATCACTGAGCAGATCAAGATCGAGCAGGAGGCGCGGGACGACAACGTGGCGGAGTACCTGAAGCTGGCCAACAACGCCGACAAGCAGCAGGTGTCCCGCATCAAGCAGGTGTTCGAGAAGAAGAACCAGAAGTCGGCCCAGACCATCGCCCAGCTGCACAAGAAGCTGGAGCACTACCGCCGGCGCCTGAAGGAGATCGAGCAGAATGGGCCGTCGCGGCAGCCCAAGGACGTGCTGCGGGACATGCAGCAGGGCCTGAAGGACGTGGGCGCCAACATGCGTGCCGGCATCAGTGGCTTTGGGGGCGGCGTGGTGGAGGGTGTCAAGGGCAGCCTCTCGGGCCTCTCGCAGGCCACCCACACCGCTGTGGTGTCCAAGCCCCGGGAGTTCGCCAGCCTCATCCGCAACAAGTTTGGCAGTGCCGATAACATCGCCCACCTGAAGGACCCTCTGGACGACGGGCCCCCCGAGGAAGTGGCCCGGGCGCTGAGCGGCAGCGCCACACTGGTGTCCAGCCCCAAGTATGGCAGCGATGACGAGTGCTCCAGTGCCAGTGCCAGCTCGGCCGGGGCGGGCAGCAACTCGGGGGCAGGGCCCGCCGCAGCGCTGGGGAGCCCCAAGTCCAACATGCTGTATGGAGCCCCTGGGAACCTGGACACTCTGCTGGAGGAGCTGCGGGAGATCAAGGAGGGCCAGTCCCACCTGGAGGACTCGATGGAGGACCTGAAGGCTCAGCTCCAGAGGGACTACACCTACATGACCCAGTGCCTGCAGGAGGAGCGCTACAG GTACGAGCGGCTAGAGGAGCAGCTCAATGACCTGACCGAGCTTCACCAGAATGAGATGACCAACCTGAAGCAGGAGCTGGCCAGCATGGAGGAGAAGGTGGCCTACCAGTCCTATGAGAGGGCCCGGGACATCCAG GAGGCCGTGGAGTCCTGCCTGACCCGGGTCaccaagctggagctgcagcagcaacagcagcaggtGGTGCAGCTGGAGGGCGTGGAGAACGCCAACGCGCGGGCGCTGCTGGGCAAGTTCATCAACGTGATCCTGGCGCTCATGGCTGTGCTGCTGGTGTTCGTGTCCACCATCGCCAACTTCATCACGCCCCTCATGAAGACCCGCCTGCGCATCACCAGCACCGCCCTCCTGGTCCtcgtcctcttcctcctctggaagCACTGGGACTCCCTCACCTACCTCCTGGAGCACGTGCTGCTGCCCAGCTGA
- the TMCC2 gene encoding transmembrane and coiled-coil domains protein 2 isoform X4: MKRLLTIPESWKVDKVDLVALSLPGGPGHGDTDGPISLDVPDGAPDPQRTKAAIDHLHQKILKITEQIKIEQEARDDNVAEYLKLANNADKQQVSRIKQVFEKKNQKSAQTIAQLHKKLEHYRRRLKEIEQNGPSRQPKDVLRDMQQGLKDVGANMRAGISGFGGGVVEGVKGSLSGLSQATHTAVVSKPREFASLIRNKFGSADNIAHLKDPLDDGPPEEVARALSGSATLVSSPKYGSDDECSSASASSAGAGSNSGAGPAAALGSPKSNMLYGAPGNLDTLLEELREIKEGQSHLEDSMEDLKAQLQRDYTYMTQCLQEERYRYERLEEQLNDLTELHQNEMTNLKQELASMEEKVAYQSYERARDIQEAVESCLTRVTKLELQQQQQQVVQLEGVENANARALLGKFINVILALMAVLLVFVSTIANFITPLMKTRLRITSTALLVLVLFLLWKHWDSLTYLLEHVLLPS; this comes from the exons ATGAAGAGGTTGCTGACGATTCCAGAGAGCTGGAAG GTCGACAAAGTGGACCTTGTGGCCCTGAGCCTCCCTGGTGGCCCCGGCCATGGTGACACCGACGGCCCCATCAGCCTGGACGTGCCGGATGGGGCCCCGGACCCCCAGCGGACCAAGGCCGCCATCGACCACCTGCACCAGAAGATCCTGAAGATCACTGAGCAGATCAAGATCGAGCAGGAGGCGCGGGACGACAACGTGGCGGAGTACCTGAAGCTGGCCAACAACGCCGACAAGCAGCAGGTGTCCCGCATCAAGCAGGTGTTCGAGAAGAAGAACCAGAAGTCGGCCCAGACCATCGCCCAGCTGCACAAGAAGCTGGAGCACTACCGCCGGCGCCTGAAGGAGATCGAGCAGAATGGGCCGTCGCGGCAGCCCAAGGACGTGCTGCGGGACATGCAGCAGGGCCTGAAGGACGTGGGCGCCAACATGCGTGCCGGCATCAGTGGCTTTGGGGGCGGCGTGGTGGAGGGTGTCAAGGGCAGCCTCTCGGGCCTCTCGCAGGCCACCCACACCGCTGTGGTGTCCAAGCCCCGGGAGTTCGCCAGCCTCATCCGCAACAAGTTTGGCAGTGCCGATAACATCGCCCACCTGAAGGACCCTCTGGACGACGGGCCCCCCGAGGAAGTGGCCCGGGCGCTGAGCGGCAGCGCCACACTGGTGTCCAGCCCCAAGTATGGCAGCGATGACGAGTGCTCCAGTGCCAGTGCCAGCTCGGCCGGGGCGGGCAGCAACTCGGGGGCAGGGCCCGCCGCAGCGCTGGGGAGCCCCAAGTCCAACATGCTGTATGGAGCCCCTGGGAACCTGGACACTCTGCTGGAGGAGCTGCGGGAGATCAAGGAGGGCCAGTCCCACCTGGAGGACTCGATGGAGGACCTGAAGGCTCAGCTCCAGAGGGACTACACCTACATGACCCAGTGCCTGCAGGAGGAGCGCTACAG GTACGAGCGGCTAGAGGAGCAGCTCAATGACCTGACCGAGCTTCACCAGAATGAGATGACCAACCTGAAGCAGGAGCTGGCCAGCATGGAGGAGAAGGTGGCCTACCAGTCCTATGAGAGGGCCCGGGACATCCAG GAGGCCGTGGAGTCCTGCCTGACCCGGGTCaccaagctggagctgcagcagcaacagcagcaggtGGTGCAGCTGGAGGGCGTGGAGAACGCCAACGCGCGGGCGCTGCTGGGCAAGTTCATCAACGTGATCCTGGCGCTCATGGCTGTGCTGCTGGTGTTCGTGTCCACCATCGCCAACTTCATCACGCCCCTCATGAAGACCCGCCTGCGCATCACCAGCACCGCCCTCCTGGTCCtcgtcctcttcctcctctggaagCACTGGGACTCCCTCACCTACCTCCTGGAGCACGTGCTGCTGCCCAGCTGA
- the TMCC2 gene encoding transmembrane and coiled-coil domains protein 2 isoform X3: MFKMKSKEEETAVDKVDLVALSLPGGPGHGDTDGPISLDVPDGAPDPQRTKAAIDHLHQKILKITEQIKIEQEARDDNVAEYLKLANNADKQQVSRIKQVFEKKNQKSAQTIAQLHKKLEHYRRRLKEIEQNGPSRQPKDVLRDMQQGLKDVGANMRAGISGFGGGVVEGVKGSLSGLSQATHTAVVSKPREFASLIRNKFGSADNIAHLKDPLDDGPPEEVARALSGSATLVSSPKYGSDDECSSASASSAGAGSNSGAGPAAALGSPKSNMLYGAPGNLDTLLEELREIKEGQSHLEDSMEDLKAQLQRDYTYMTQCLQEERYRYERLEEQLNDLTELHQNEMTNLKQELASMEEKVAYQSYERARDIQEAVESCLTRVTKLELQQQQQQVVQLEGVENANARALLGKFINVILALMAVLLVFVSTIANFITPLMKTRLRITSTALLVLVLFLLWKHWDSLTYLLEHVLLPS; the protein is encoded by the exons ATGTTCAAGATGAAGTCCAAGGAGGAAGAGACTGCT GTCGACAAAGTGGACCTTGTGGCCCTGAGCCTCCCTGGTGGCCCCGGCCATGGTGACACCGACGGCCCCATCAGCCTGGACGTGCCGGATGGGGCCCCGGACCCCCAGCGGACCAAGGCCGCCATCGACCACCTGCACCAGAAGATCCTGAAGATCACTGAGCAGATCAAGATCGAGCAGGAGGCGCGGGACGACAACGTGGCGGAGTACCTGAAGCTGGCCAACAACGCCGACAAGCAGCAGGTGTCCCGCATCAAGCAGGTGTTCGAGAAGAAGAACCAGAAGTCGGCCCAGACCATCGCCCAGCTGCACAAGAAGCTGGAGCACTACCGCCGGCGCCTGAAGGAGATCGAGCAGAATGGGCCGTCGCGGCAGCCCAAGGACGTGCTGCGGGACATGCAGCAGGGCCTGAAGGACGTGGGCGCCAACATGCGTGCCGGCATCAGTGGCTTTGGGGGCGGCGTGGTGGAGGGTGTCAAGGGCAGCCTCTCGGGCCTCTCGCAGGCCACCCACACCGCTGTGGTGTCCAAGCCCCGGGAGTTCGCCAGCCTCATCCGCAACAAGTTTGGCAGTGCCGATAACATCGCCCACCTGAAGGACCCTCTGGACGACGGGCCCCCCGAGGAAGTGGCCCGGGCGCTGAGCGGCAGCGCCACACTGGTGTCCAGCCCCAAGTATGGCAGCGATGACGAGTGCTCCAGTGCCAGTGCCAGCTCGGCCGGGGCGGGCAGCAACTCGGGGGCAGGGCCCGCCGCAGCGCTGGGGAGCCCCAAGTCCAACATGCTGTATGGAGCCCCTGGGAACCTGGACACTCTGCTGGAGGAGCTGCGGGAGATCAAGGAGGGCCAGTCCCACCTGGAGGACTCGATGGAGGACCTGAAGGCTCAGCTCCAGAGGGACTACACCTACATGACCCAGTGCCTGCAGGAGGAGCGCTACAG GTACGAGCGGCTAGAGGAGCAGCTCAATGACCTGACCGAGCTTCACCAGAATGAGATGACCAACCTGAAGCAGGAGCTGGCCAGCATGGAGGAGAAGGTGGCCTACCAGTCCTATGAGAGGGCCCGGGACATCCAG GAGGCCGTGGAGTCCTGCCTGACCCGGGTCaccaagctggagctgcagcagcaacagcagcaggtGGTGCAGCTGGAGGGCGTGGAGAACGCCAACGCGCGGGCGCTGCTGGGCAAGTTCATCAACGTGATCCTGGCGCTCATGGCTGTGCTGCTGGTGTTCGTGTCCACCATCGCCAACTTCATCACGCCCCTCATGAAGACCCGCCTGCGCATCACCAGCACCGCCCTCCTGGTCCtcgtcctcttcctcctctggaagCACTGGGACTCCCTCACCTACCTCCTGGAGCACGTGCTGCTGCCCAGCTGA